Proteins found in one Nostoc sp. NIES-3756 genomic segment:
- the purL gene encoding phosphoribosylformylglycinamidine synthase subunit PurL, translating to MTATSPTPFSPQEIAAEGIKPEEYTEIVRRLGRHPNKAELGMFGVMWSEHCCYKNSRPLLKQFPTTGPRILVGPGENAGVVDLGEGLQLAFKIESHNHPSAVEPFQGAATGVGGILRDIFTMGARPIALLNSLRFGSLEDPKTQRLFSGVVAGISHYGNCLVSDETFIWKNQEGVHFDTIGNFVESRLTGDVTTLELDDAIAVQTLSLDPDNHTVCWQRVRRIFKRRSQNLVTIRTALGRTLIVTPDHPMLIRSQGTWDIAVAQSLQVGNEIPIITALPELAVGESQDAALDLLAATNPEDVSGQDVYVQIPQNWQVTEVVRAGLRLIEPSLRKRHQYLSTGRFPLAHFLALELLLNVSRSDIRLFRRGKANYMKAVIQPNDLFARLIGYFLAEGCVSQNGNTYKIIFTFGHHETEYVEDAIAGLKYLGLRPCVEKRASTIAVYATSWLLGHFLKNVWQCGTEASNKAFPAFVFQWSQQLQYEALKGLLRGDGCMTTKTNGNHAKISFATTSHKLFEQAVLLLQSQGVMPYIYRQGATNGEIQGRKHIRKPLWQLEVSNFTALKSLTTVFSQQRNEELAVALNRYNGTKYSFPRFTQSTQDVAVVKIKSIECQTVDECDVYDVEVDNTHLFITSSGIVTHNCVGVPTVGGEVYFDPAYSGNPLVNVMALGLMETPEIVKSGASGIGNPVLYVGSTTGRDGMGGASFASAELTDESIDDRPAVQVGDPFLEKSLIEACLEAFKTGAVVAAQDMGAAGITCSTSEMAAKGGVGIELDLDKIPVRETGMVPYEYLLSESQERMLFVAHKGREQELIDIFHRWGLQAVVAGTVIAEPIVRIFFQGAVAAEIPADALAENTPLYERELLAQPPEYARQAWQWSSDALPTCTTAGIEIQRNVQSWHDILLTLLNTPTIASKNWVYRQYDHQVQNNTVFLPGGADAAIVRLRPLEEIQTSTVKIQNFNSGVAATVDCNSRYVYLDPYEGAKAVVAEAARNLSCVGAEPLAVTDNLNFGSPEKPIGYWQLSEACRGLAEGCRELSTPVTGGNVSLYNETVDTQGNPQPIYPTPVVGMVGLIPDLTKICGQAWQTVGDVIYLLGSSTTSLGASEYLATIHGTIAGRPPRVDFDLERRVQKVCRDGIRSGWVRSAHDCAEGGLAVALAESCVAGNLGAEVRLEISPTQFQRLDEVLFGEGGARILVSVAATDTDIWESYLQEHLGQDWQKLGMVENTETGLGVLTTDNQTLIRARIEDMNDRYQNAIAQRLAISNTTT from the coding sequence ATGACTGCCACATCCCCTACACCTTTTTCCCCTCAAGAAATCGCTGCTGAAGGTATCAAACCAGAAGAATACACAGAAATTGTGCGACGACTAGGCCGTCATCCGAATAAAGCTGAACTGGGAATGTTTGGGGTGATGTGGTCAGAACACTGCTGCTACAAAAACTCCCGTCCCTTACTCAAACAATTTCCCACAACTGGCCCCCGTATTCTCGTAGGGCCTGGAGAAAATGCAGGGGTTGTAGATTTAGGTGAAGGTCTGCAACTAGCATTTAAAATTGAGTCTCATAACCATCCCTCAGCCGTTGAACCCTTTCAAGGTGCTGCCACTGGCGTGGGCGGCATTCTCAGAGATATTTTTACAATGGGTGCGCGTCCCATTGCTTTATTAAATTCCCTCCGCTTCGGTTCCCTAGAAGACCCCAAAACTCAAAGGTTGTTTTCTGGCGTAGTTGCGGGGATTTCACATTATGGTAACTGCTTAGTCAGTGATGAAACCTTTATCTGGAAAAATCAAGAGGGTGTGCATTTCGACACAATTGGTAACTTTGTCGAATCAAGGTTAACAGGCGATGTCACCACCTTAGAACTTGATGATGCTATTGCAGTCCAAACCTTGTCCTTAGACCCAGATAATCATACTGTTTGTTGGCAGCGTGTACGCCGTATCTTCAAGCGTCGTAGTCAAAATTTGGTGACTATCCGTACAGCCCTTGGGCGTACCTTGATTGTCACACCAGACCATCCTATGCTGATTCGCTCACAAGGTACATGGGATATTGCTGTGGCACAGTCATTACAAGTAGGTAATGAAATCCCCATTATCACTGCATTACCAGAATTAGCTGTAGGTGAAAGCCAAGACGCAGCCCTAGATTTACTAGCAGCCACAAACCCAGAAGATGTTAGCGGTCAAGATGTTTACGTACAAATACCCCAGAATTGGCAAGTCACAGAGGTTGTACGTGCAGGTTTACGATTAATTGAACCTTCTCTAAGGAAGCGTCATCAATATTTGTCCACTGGTAGATTTCCCCTGGCACACTTTCTCGCTTTAGAACTGCTGTTAAATGTGTCGCGTAGCGATATCCGCTTATTCCGTCGCGGTAAAGCTAATTACATGAAGGCAGTAATTCAGCCTAATGATTTATTTGCCCGCTTAATCGGCTATTTTCTGGCAGAAGGCTGTGTTTCTCAAAATGGCAACACATATAAGATTATTTTCACCTTTGGGCATCATGAAACAGAGTATGTTGAGGATGCGATCGCCGGATTAAAATATTTGGGTTTACGCCCTTGTGTGGAAAAACGCGCTTCAACTATTGCTGTTTACGCTACTTCCTGGTTATTGGGGCATTTTCTCAAGAATGTTTGGCAGTGCGGCACTGAGGCAAGTAATAAAGCCTTCCCTGCTTTTGTCTTCCAATGGTCACAACAATTGCAGTATGAAGCCCTTAAAGGTCTATTACGTGGTGATGGTTGTATGACTACCAAAACTAATGGTAATCACGCCAAAATTAGTTTTGCCACCACCAGCCACAAATTATTTGAGCAAGCAGTCCTACTACTGCAAAGCCAAGGCGTGATGCCTTATATCTATCGCCAAGGCGCAACTAACGGAGAAATTCAAGGACGCAAGCACATCCGCAAACCATTGTGGCAATTAGAAGTTAGTAATTTTACTGCCTTAAAATCCTTAACCACTGTTTTCAGTCAACAGCGTAACGAAGAATTGGCTGTGGCTTTAAATCGTTACAATGGCACAAAATATTCATTCCCACGTTTTACCCAATCAACTCAAGATGTAGCTGTTGTCAAAATCAAAAGTATTGAATGTCAAACAGTGGATGAATGTGATGTGTACGATGTAGAAGTAGACAACACTCATCTTTTCATCACTTCATCAGGTATTGTCACACACAACTGCGTCGGCGTGCCGACAGTTGGCGGTGAAGTCTACTTTGACCCCGCCTATTCAGGAAATCCCTTGGTAAATGTCATGGCTTTGGGATTGATGGAAACCCCAGAAATCGTCAAATCTGGGGCATCTGGTATAGGTAATCCTGTACTATATGTAGGTTCCACCACTGGGCGCGATGGCATGGGTGGTGCTAGTTTTGCTAGCGCAGAATTAACGGATGAGTCAATAGATGACCGTCCAGCCGTGCAAGTGGGCGATCCTTTTTTAGAGAAGTCATTAATTGAAGCTTGTTTAGAAGCATTTAAAACAGGCGCAGTGGTAGCAGCCCAAGATATGGGTGCTGCGGGGATTACCTGTTCTACTTCCGAGATGGCAGCTAAAGGCGGTGTTGGTATCGAATTAGATTTAGACAAGATTCCTGTACGGGAAACAGGCATGGTTCCCTATGAATATTTACTGTCAGAGTCTCAAGAGCGAATGTTGTTTGTTGCCCACAAGGGACGGGAACAAGAATTAATTGATATTTTCCACCGTTGGGGCTTACAGGCTGTGGTTGCTGGTACAGTCATTGCCGAACCTATCGTCAGAATTTTCTTTCAGGGTGCAGTCGCCGCCGAAATTCCGGCTGATGCGTTGGCGGAAAATACTCCACTTTATGAGCGTGAGTTACTAGCACAACCACCAGAATATGCTCGTCAAGCTTGGCAATGGTCGTCGGATGCTTTACCTACTTGTACAACTGCGGGTATTGAAATTCAAAGAAATGTACAGAGTTGGCACGATATTCTGTTAACTTTACTGAATACCCCAACGATCGCCTCAAAAAATTGGGTATACCGTCAGTATGATCACCAAGTGCAAAATAACACTGTCTTCCTTCCAGGTGGGGCAGATGCGGCAATAGTACGTTTACGTCCTCTGGAAGAAATTCAAACTTCGACCGTCAAAATTCAAAATTTTAATTCTGGTGTGGCGGCTACCGTTGACTGTAATTCTCGATACGTTTACCTTGATCCCTATGAGGGAGCTAAGGCAGTGGTGGCAGAAGCAGCCCGGAATCTCAGTTGTGTGGGTGCAGAACCTTTGGCGGTGACAGATAACCTCAATTTTGGCAGTCCAGAAAAACCCATCGGTTACTGGCAATTGTCAGAAGCTTGTCGTGGTTTGGCGGAAGGTTGTCGAGAATTATCTACGCCTGTAACTGGTGGGAATGTCTCTCTATATAACGAAACTGTTGATACTCAAGGTAATCCCCAACCTATTTACCCAACCCCCGTGGTGGGAATGGTGGGGTTAATTCCCGACTTAACAAAAATTTGCGGTCAAGCTTGGCAAACTGTTGGTGATGTGATTTACCTATTGGGATCGTCCACAACCAGTTTAGGCGCATCTGAATATTTAGCTACTATCCACGGCACTATAGCAGGTAGACCGCCACGGGTTGATTTTGATTTGGAACGCCGTGTGCAGAAAGTTTGCCGTGATGGTATTCGTTCTGGTTGGGTGCGTTCAGCCCATGACTGTGCTGAGGGGGGTTTAGCTGTTGCTTTAGCTGAATCTTGTGTAGCTGGTAACTTAGGGGCGGAAGTACGTCTGGAAATTTCTCCAACTCAGTTTCAGCGCTTGGATGAAGTGCTGTTTGGTGAGGGTGGGGCGAGAATTTTAGTGTCTGTAGCTGCAACAGACACAGACATTTGGGAATCCTATTTACAGGAACATCTAGGGCAAGATTGGCAAAAATTAGGTATGGTTGAAAATACCGAAACAGGTTTGGGGGTTTTAACCACTGATAACCAAACCTTAATCCGCGCTAGGATCGAAGATATGAATGATCGCTATCAAAATGCGATCGCTCAAAGGTTAGCTATCTCTAACACTACCACCTAA
- the purF gene encoding amidophosphoribosyltransferase yields the protein MIPIDSVTSDEYPNQTTNPSHSHENRPDKPEEACGVFGIYAPGEDVAKLTYFGLYALQHRGQESAGIATFEGTTVHLHKDMGLVSQVFNESVLQELPGDIGVGHTRYSTTGSSRKVNAQPAVLDTRLGKVALAHNGNLVNTVQLREELLQSNCNLVTTTDSEMIAFAIAEAVNAGADWLDGAIQAFHRCQGAFSLVIGTPVGMMGVRDHNGIRPLVIGTLPSNPVRYVLSSETCGLDIIGAEYLRDVEPGEVVWITEEGLASYHWSQQPQRKLCIFEMIYFARPDSQMHNESLYSYRMRLGRQLAAESFVEADIVFGVPDSGIPAAIGFSQASGIAYGEGLIKNRYVGRTFIQPTQTMRESGIKMKLNPLKDVLAGKRVIIVDDSIVRGTTSRKLVKALRDAGAAEVHMRISSPPVTHPCFYGIDTDSQDQLIAATKSVEEIAKQLEVDTLAYLSWDGMLEATGEDKNSFCSACFTGNYPVTIPEQVKRSKLILEKARV from the coding sequence ATGATTCCCATTGATTCCGTCACTTCGGATGAATACCCTAATCAGACTACCAACCCAAGCCATAGTCACGAAAATCGCCCCGACAAGCCAGAGGAAGCTTGCGGCGTTTTTGGCATTTATGCCCCAGGAGAAGATGTTGCTAAGTTAACTTACTTTGGATTGTACGCCCTGCAACATCGGGGTCAAGAATCTGCTGGTATTGCCACGTTTGAGGGGACAACAGTACATTTGCACAAAGACATGGGCTTGGTGTCTCAAGTATTTAACGAGTCGGTTTTACAAGAGTTGCCCGGTGATATCGGCGTTGGTCACACACGCTACTCTACCACTGGTTCTAGCCGCAAGGTAAATGCCCAGCCGGCTGTATTAGACACTCGCTTAGGTAAGGTTGCTCTAGCACATAACGGTAATTTAGTCAATACTGTACAACTGCGCGAAGAATTACTGCAAAGCAACTGCAATCTCGTGACCACCACAGACTCAGAAATGATTGCATTTGCGATCGCCGAGGCAGTAAACGCAGGTGCAGATTGGTTAGACGGCGCGATACAAGCGTTTCATCGTTGCCAAGGAGCCTTTAGTTTAGTCATTGGTACACCTGTAGGCATGATGGGTGTGCGTGACCACAATGGCATTCGTCCTTTGGTAATTGGTACATTACCAAGTAATCCAGTCCGTTATGTATTGTCGTCAGAAACTTGCGGTTTAGATATTATCGGCGCTGAATACCTGCGCGATGTGGAACCTGGTGAAGTCGTTTGGATTACTGAAGAAGGTCTAGCTTCTTACCACTGGAGTCAACAGCCCCAGCGCAAACTATGTATCTTCGAGATGATTTACTTCGCTCGTCCTGATAGCCAAATGCACAACGAAAGCTTATACAGCTATCGGATGCGTTTAGGACGGCAACTAGCAGCCGAATCTTTTGTAGAAGCAGACATCGTTTTTGGTGTACCTGATTCTGGTATTCCTGCTGCCATTGGATTTTCCCAAGCATCGGGAATTGCCTATGGTGAAGGATTGATTAAAAATCGCTACGTTGGTCGTACATTCATTCAGCCAACCCAAACCATGCGCGAGTCCGGCATTAAGATGAAACTTAACCCCCTTAAAGATGTACTGGCGGGTAAAAGAGTAATCATCGTTGATGACTCCATTGTCCGAGGAACTACTAGCCGCAAACTAGTTAAAGCCCTACGTGATGCAGGTGCAGCAGAAGTACATATGCGGATTTCTTCCCCACCTGTAACTCATCCCTGCTTCTACGGTATTGATACTGATTCTCAAGACCAGCTAATTGCTGCTACCAAATCTGTAGAAGAAATTGCCAAGCAATTAGAAGTTGATACCCTAGCCTACCTTAGCTGGGATGGGATGTTAGAAGCCACTGGAGAAGACAAGAATAGTTTCTGTTCTGCCTGTTTTACTGGAAATTATCCTGTTACTATTCCTGAACAGGTAAAGCGGTCTAAGTTGATTTTGGAAAAAGCCAGAGTTTAA
- the asnS gene encoding asparagine--tRNA ligase yields MVNRRIAEILRNGQPDESLVVQGWVRTKRELKGFAFIEVNDGSSLANLQAVINQDLPDYEAIIKRLNTGASVEVAGVLVASQGKGQRIELKAETVKVYGEADPETYPLQKKRHSFEFLRSIGHLRSRTNSFGAVFRVRNACSAAIHQFFQERDFLWVHTPIITASDCEGAGELFSVTSLNLKNVPRTENQEIDYSQDFFAKPTYLTVSGQLEAEVMAMAFSNVYTFGPTFRAENSNTSRHLAEFWMVEPEMAFCDLEGDMDLAEAFLKHIFNFVLEKCPEDMEFFNQRIDDTVLATAENIINNQFERLTYTDAIKLLEKADFKFEYPVSWGLDLQSEHERYLAEQLFKKPVIVTDYPAQIKAFYMRLNDDEKTVRAMDILAPKIGEIIGGSQREERLDVLERRVLAQGMKPEDLWWYLDLRRYGTVPHAGFGLGFERLVQFITGMGNIRDVIPFPRTPQNAEF; encoded by the coding sequence ATGGTAAATCGACGGATTGCAGAAATATTACGGAATGGTCAACCTGATGAGTCTCTGGTAGTTCAAGGCTGGGTAAGAACGAAGCGTGAACTCAAGGGGTTTGCATTTATTGAGGTTAATGATGGGTCATCCCTAGCTAATTTGCAAGCTGTCATCAATCAGGATTTGCCAGACTACGAAGCAATTATTAAACGATTAAATACAGGTGCGTCAGTGGAAGTGGCTGGCGTGTTGGTGGCTTCCCAAGGGAAAGGACAGCGTATTGAGTTGAAAGCCGAGACAGTGAAAGTCTACGGTGAGGCTGATCCCGAAACTTATCCTTTGCAAAAGAAACGCCACTCTTTTGAATTTTTACGCAGTATTGGACATTTGCGATCTCGCACCAATTCCTTCGGTGCAGTTTTCCGCGTCAGAAATGCTTGTTCCGCCGCTATTCACCAATTTTTCCAAGAAAGGGATTTTTTGTGGGTACACACCCCCATTATCACCGCTAGCGACTGCGAAGGCGCAGGGGAACTATTCAGCGTCACCAGCTTGAATTTAAAGAATGTTCCTCGCACAGAAAACCAAGAGATTGATTACAGCCAAGACTTCTTCGCCAAACCCACCTACTTAACTGTAAGTGGACAACTAGAAGCCGAAGTCATGGCGATGGCGTTTAGCAACGTCTACACCTTTGGCCCTACCTTCCGTGCAGAAAACTCCAACACCTCCCGCCACTTGGCAGAATTTTGGATGGTGGAACCAGAAATGGCATTCTGTGACTTAGAAGGTGATATGGATTTAGCCGAGGCGTTTCTCAAACACATTTTTAACTTTGTGTTGGAAAAATGCCCGGAAGATATGGAATTTTTCAACCAACGCATTGATGATACAGTCTTAGCAACAGCCGAGAATATCATTAACAATCAATTTGAGCGTTTGACTTATACAGATGCCATCAAACTATTAGAAAAAGCCGATTTCAAGTTTGAATATCCTGTAAGTTGGGGCTTAGATTTACAATCAGAACACGAACGTTACTTAGCAGAACAATTATTTAAAAAACCAGTGATTGTTACTGACTACCCAGCGCAGATTAAAGCCTTCTACATGCGCCTAAACGACGATGAAAAAACCGTCCGCGCAATGGATATCTTAGCACCCAAAATTGGGGAAATTATCGGCGGTTCCCAAAGGGAGGAACGGTTAGATGTGCTAGAACGCCGTGTTTTAGCGCAAGGGATGAAGCCTGAAGATTTGTGGTGGTATCTCGATTTACGCCGTTATGGTACAGTGCCTCACGCTGGTTTCGGCTTAGGTTTTGAAAGACTCGTGCAATTTATCACAGGTATGGGGAATATTCGGGATGTAATACCCTTCCCTCGTACACCACAAAACGCCGAGTTTTAA
- a CDS encoding DUF6439 family protein, with protein MSQPSQLSKTTQLNEFSDLELAQALMERLSISPNDWHRLKSNRNSRASEQLAAAMVFLLKNQPQEALARLEQAVGWLNRSISAPPCPSHGDKGVRSAE; from the coding sequence ATGTCTCAACCTAGCCAGCTTTCTAAAACCACTCAACTTAATGAATTTAGCGACTTGGAACTAGCCCAAGCTCTCATGGAAAGGCTGAGTATTTCGCCTAACGATTGGCATCGCCTCAAGTCTAACCGCAATTCTCGCGCTAGTGAACAATTAGCAGCCGCTATGGTATTTTTGCTTAAAAATCAACCACAAGAAGCTCTTGCTAGACTAGAACAAGCTGTTGGTTGGTTAAATCGTTCTATCTCCGCCCCTCCTTGTCCTTCTCATGGTGATAAGGGAGTAAGAAGTGCCGAGTAA
- a CDS encoding ATP-binding protein — MITISLRPVGRYWGTISFASTLYLCPILDLLLAEIPAKLQAELRLGLQEALVNAAKHGNNLDPSKTVLVRFSLIDNQYWWVISDQGEGFNPTTSHTEDPTDYLPSDEAENGRGMCLLHQIFDQVEWNRKGTELRLCKQMENRPRLSLRR, encoded by the coding sequence GTGATAACCATTTCGCTCCGTCCAGTTGGACGCTATTGGGGTACTATTAGTTTCGCCTCAACTCTCTATCTTTGTCCTATATTAGATTTACTCTTGGCGGAAATTCCCGCCAAACTACAAGCAGAACTGCGGCTAGGGTTACAAGAAGCCCTAGTAAACGCAGCCAAACATGGCAATAATCTTGACCCTAGCAAAACAGTTTTAGTCCGTTTTTCCCTCATAGATAATCAGTATTGGTGGGTGATATCCGACCAAGGCGAAGGTTTTAACCCCACTACTAGTCATACTGAAGATCCTACAGATTACTTACCCTCCGATGAGGCAGAAAATGGTCGCGGAATGTGCCTTCTCCACCAAATTTTTGACCAAGTAGAGTGGAACCGTAAAGGCACAGAATTAAGACTGTGTAAACAAATGGAAAACCGCCCCCGCCTGTCCCTGCGGCGATAA
- the rlmD gene encoding 23S rRNA (uracil(1939)-C(5))-methyltransferase RlmD, giving the protein MTKSTWLQGELIEVAISDLSDTGDGVGRFEERVVFVPDTVPGDRLMVRLVHVKPKYAHAKLHQILEPSPHRIRPGCIVADKCGGCQWQHIDYEYQLIAKRNQVIQALQRIGGFAEPPVDPVLVAASALGYRNKATYPLDISATGQVQAGYYQKGSHHLVNLNQCPVQDPRLNPLLAEVKQDIQQRGWSIYNENRHQGQIRHLGLRIGRRTGEILLTLVVKDWNLPGIEQQAQEWLQRYPQLVGVSLNRNPERTNAIFGRETRCIAGVPYLREIFARLEFQVRPDTFFQVFTETAEALLEVIQSELNLQGHETLVDAYCGIGTLTLPLTRHVHQAIGLELQPQAVQQAISNAQHNGINNVQFQVGAVEKLLPKMGIIPDVVILDPPRKGCDRIVIESLLASKPARIVYVSCKVATLARDLKLLCEDGLYTIKRIQPADFFPQTAHVEAAAFLELSQ; this is encoded by the coding sequence ATGACTAAATCTACTTGGCTTCAGGGTGAATTAATTGAGGTTGCTATTAGCGACTTGAGTGATACTGGTGATGGGGTGGGACGTTTTGAGGAACGGGTGGTGTTTGTTCCGGATACTGTACCGGGCGATCGCCTAATGGTACGCTTGGTACACGTTAAACCTAAATATGCCCACGCAAAGCTGCACCAGATACTAGAACCATCGCCTCACCGCATTCGTCCGGGTTGTATTGTGGCGGATAAGTGCGGCGGTTGTCAGTGGCAACATATTGATTATGAATATCAACTGATTGCTAAACGCAATCAAGTTATCCAAGCTTTACAACGTATAGGCGGTTTTGCTGAACCTCCTGTAGATCCTGTATTAGTAGCTGCTTCAGCTTTGGGTTATCGCAATAAAGCTACCTATCCTTTGGATATTTCCGCTACAGGTCAAGTGCAAGCTGGGTATTACCAAAAGGGTAGCCATCATTTAGTGAACCTAAATCAATGTCCAGTCCAAGATCCCCGCTTAAATCCTTTACTCGCAGAAGTTAAGCAGGATATCCAACAACGCGGCTGGTCTATTTACAATGAAAATCGTCATCAAGGACAAATTCGTCATCTGGGGTTACGCATTGGACGGCGTACAGGTGAAATTTTATTAACTTTGGTAGTCAAGGACTGGAATTTACCAGGAATTGAACAACAAGCCCAAGAATGGTTACAGCGCTATCCTCAGTTGGTAGGAGTGTCATTAAATCGTAACCCTGAACGCACCAATGCAATTTTTGGTAGAGAAACCCGTTGTATTGCTGGGGTTCCTTATCTGCGAGAAATTTTTGCTAGGTTGGAATTTCAAGTCCGTCCGGATACATTTTTCCAAGTCTTCACAGAAACGGCTGAGGCGTTATTAGAGGTCATTCAATCTGAACTGAATTTACAAGGTCATGAAACCCTAGTTGATGCCTACTGTGGCATTGGCACCTTAACCTTGCCTTTAACTAGACACGTACACCAAGCTATAGGATTAGAGTTGCAACCCCAAGCTGTACAACAGGCAATTTCCAATGCTCAACACAATGGCATTAATAATGTGCAATTTCAAGTCGGGGCAGTTGAGAAATTACTGCCAAAGATGGGAATAATACCAGATGTGGTCATACTAGACCCGCCACGTAAAGGGTGCGATCGCATTGTCATCGAATCTTTATTAGCCTCGAAACCTGCCCGCATCGTTTACGTCAGCTGTAAGGTAGCCACTCTTGCCCGTGACCTTAAACTACTTTGTGAAGATGGCCTATATACAATTAAACGTATTCAACCCGCCGATTTTTTCCCCCAAACAGCTCATGTGGAAGCTGCGGCTTTTCTGGAGCTATCACAATAG
- a CDS encoding allophycocyanin subunit alpha-B has protein sequence MTVISQVILKADDELRYPSSGELKSIREFLQTGVQRTRIAATLAENEKKIVQEATKQLWQKRPDFIAPGGNAYGERQRALCIRDFGWYLRLITYGVLAGDIEPIEKIGIIGVREMYNSLGVPVPGMVEAINSLKKASLDLLSAEDAAAAAPYFDYIVQAMS, from the coding sequence ATGACTGTAATTAGCCAAGTTATTCTCAAAGCCGACGACGAACTGCGTTACCCCAGCAGTGGCGAACTCAAGAGTATCAGAGAATTTTTACAAACCGGGGTACAAAGAACCCGTATCGCTGCTACCTTAGCAGAGAACGAAAAGAAAATCGTTCAGGAAGCAACCAAGCAACTTTGGCAGAAGCGTCCTGATTTTATCGCACCTGGTGGTAACGCTTACGGCGAACGTCAACGTGCGTTATGTATTCGTGACTTTGGTTGGTACTTACGTTTAATCACTTACGGGGTACTAGCTGGAGATATTGAGCCAATTGAAAAAATTGGTATTATCGGTGTGCGGGAAATGTACAATTCTTTGGGTGTTCCTGTACCTGGAATGGTGGAAGCCATTAATTCTTTGAAAAAAGCCTCTCTTGACTTATTAAGTGCAGAAGATGCAGCCGCAGCCGCACCTTACTTTGATTACATCGTTCAAGCAATGTCTTAA
- a CDS encoding chemotaxis protein CheW, producing the protein MLILPLYINNQRYALASQQVIEVVPLVTLTTLPHTPEYFAGVFNYRGRVVPVLDLCQLMHGKPCSQNLSSRIILVNYGGDIATSSVVGLMAERVVETLHKSDLKLVDANVQIGAAPYLGKMILDEQGMIQCLQIEYLLSECEQVFLLPTNIKCG; encoded by the coding sequence ATGTTAATTTTACCCCTTTACATAAATAATCAACGTTACGCTCTAGCTAGTCAGCAGGTTATAGAAGTTGTACCACTCGTCACTCTGACTACCCTTCCTCATACACCTGAGTATTTTGCTGGGGTGTTTAACTATCGAGGACGAGTGGTTCCTGTGTTGGATTTATGTCAGTTGATGCACGGTAAGCCTTGTTCGCAAAACTTGAGTTCTCGAATTATTTTGGTGAACTATGGGGGAGATATTGCAACTTCATCTGTTGTGGGTTTAATGGCAGAGCGAGTTGTGGAAACATTGCATAAATCGGACTTAAAATTAGTTGATGCTAACGTCCAGATAGGTGCGGCTCCTTATTTGGGTAAGATGATTCTAGACGAGCAAGGCATGATTCAATGTCTGCAAATTGAGTATTTATTGTCAGAGTGCGAACAGGTGTTTCTTTTACCAACTAATATCAAGTGCGGTTAA